GAGCGGCGTCAGCGTGTGCGCGTCGGAGCCGGCCACGAGCGAAACGCGGCCGTTCTTGGCCCGGACGAGGGCCATGAGGTCCTCGACGAGTCGGTTGTGGTGCGAGGTCATCGCGCCGTTCTTCACCTCGAACATGTCGAACATCGCGAGCATCTCTTCGAAGTAGCGCCGCGGCGAGTTCCGCATCCGGTAGTTCTGGAACATGTGGTTGGCCGAGAAGACGAGGTCTTCGCCCTTGAGGTAGGCGACGAGGTCGTAGATGTTCTCGCGCAGCCGGCTGATCTCGCGGTGCTGCGCTTCGGTCAGGTTGAAGATGTTGACGTGGATCCTCTGGCGCGTGTCGGGGAACCACGTCTCCGCTTCCTCGGAGATGAAGAAGTCGGCCGCGTCCGGGTGGTCGTTCAGGTACGCCTTGCACCCGTCGATCGAATCGTGGTCCGTGAAGGTGACGTAGTCCATCCCGCGCTCCTTCGCGGTGCGGTACACGTCCTCCGGCTTGTTGTAGCAGTCGCGGGTGTTGGCGACGCGGAAGTACTT
Above is a window of Thermoanaerobaculia bacterium DNA encoding:
- a CDS encoding PHP domain-containing protein, encoding MEPRLEIPPDWMSDPRFKKADLHCHSIYSTFKYFRVANTRDCYNKPEDVYRTAKERGMDYVTFTDHDSIDGCKAYLNDHPDAADFFISEEAETWFPDTRQRIHVNIFNLTEAQHREISRLRENIYDLVAYLKGEDLVFSANHMFQNYRMRNSPRRYFEEMLAMFDMFEVKNGAMTSHHNRLVEDLMALVRAKNGRVSLVAGSDAHTLTPLAKVFTVAECDSLPAYLDSIRTGQCYVWGTEIGFSHLISEVYTQVVRYYGSVFNFSNPEFTAGEKARHLALAAMGAPFSAVGVPFAITSLNYLKQIFVTRRIGDEIRRDFDKEPS